A part of Limihaloglobus sulfuriphilus genomic DNA contains:
- a CDS encoding ABC transporter ATP-binding protein, with protein sequence MQRNKSNILNVESACLNISGKSILRDINFELNEGQRCVVLGANGSGKSTFLSMIAGYTWPSQGNIWAFGHRFGTFALHELRKRIGLVATSRIPNFDESTKVGDIVATGFWGGLMIPMYAELSPEQKLLVEQELAEFGLEDFYERPFWQLSTGERSRVLIARAMISRPGLLLLDEPAAGLDIRNRTELLKHINSLINRDQSPAVILVTHHFDEIPPDTDRIVVLKDGEIYVEGEPGEILNSDTISQAYGCSLEVIKTAQRYVIVPSID encoded by the coding sequence ATGCAGAGAAATAAATCTAATATACTTAATGTTGAATCGGCGTGCCTTAATATTAGCGGTAAATCGATTTTACGGGATATAAACTTCGAGTTAAATGAAGGGCAGCGATGTGTTGTTCTCGGCGCAAACGGCAGCGGCAAATCTACTTTTCTTTCTATGATTGCCGGATATACATGGCCCTCACAGGGTAATATCTGGGCTTTCGGGCACAGGTTCGGTACCTTTGCACTGCATGAGCTCCGCAAGCGAATCGGCCTTGTCGCTACATCACGTATTCCAAATTTTGATGAATCGACTAAGGTTGGCGACATTGTCGCTACCGGATTCTGGGGAGGCTTGATGATACCGATGTATGCAGAGCTTAGCCCTGAACAGAAATTACTTGTAGAGCAGGAATTGGCGGAATTTGGTCTGGAAGATTTCTACGAGAGGCCTTTCTGGCAGCTCTCAACAGGCGAGCGAAGCAGGGTCTTGATAGCCAGGGCGATGATTTCGCGGCCCGGGCTTCTCCTTCTCGATGAACCTGCGGCGGGGCTTGATATTCGCAACAGGACAGAACTTTTAAAGCATATAAATTCTCTTATTAACAGAGATCAGAGTCCCGCAGTGATTTTGGTAACACATCATTTTGATGAAATACCGCCGGATACCGACAGGATTGTAGTATTAAAAGACGGGGAGATTTATGTTGAAGGAGAACCCGGCGAGATTCTGAACTCGGATACAATCTCCCAGGCTTACGGGTGCAGCCTTGAAGTGATAAAAACGGCACAAAGATATGTAATAGTCCCTTCAATCGACTAA
- a CDS encoding serine/threonine protein kinase, with protein MAGSTDTIFGRLALERSFCSEVELKDCRAALKEISSDKRPALASVMVKKGYITKSQAARLLDEIKKQQETQGQIPGYDIIEKIGSGAMAIVYKAKQKSLDRTVAIKVLPHKFAAKDNYVDRFYKEGQLAAKLNHNNIVQAIDVGQASGLYYFVMEYVEGKSIYDDLSAGKVFSEQEALEIILQLARALEHAHAQGLIHRDIKPKNIMITKDGTVKLADLGLARTTSDVEAAENEKGKAFGTPFYIAPEQIRGDVNIDGRADVYGLGATFYHMVTGQVPFNAPNPKEVMKKHLKEPLTPPDHINVTLSAGVAIIIETMMAKDPNERYQNPSDLVKDLEAVSKGNSPVFAAKRVDIDTLSELESGSPVVIEGDTRMYPENVITRYRIICAVLSAVILLLILLMVFGKGGTQ; from the coding sequence ATGGCCGGAAGTACAGATACGATTTTTGGAAGGCTTGCGCTTGAGCGGAGTTTTTGTTCAGAAGTAGAGCTTAAAGACTGCCGCGCTGCGCTTAAGGAAATTTCCAGTGATAAAAGGCCCGCTTTGGCCAGTGTTATGGTCAAAAAAGGATATATAACAAAATCTCAGGCCGCACGATTGCTTGATGAGATAAAAAAACAGCAGGAAACTCAAGGGCAGATCCCCGGTTACGACATAATAGAAAAAATCGGCTCTGGTGCTATGGCTATAGTCTATAAGGCCAAGCAGAAAAGCCTTGACAGAACGGTTGCCATAAAAGTCCTGCCGCACAAATTCGCCGCCAAGGACAATTATGTTGACCGTTTCTATAAAGAAGGCCAGCTTGCCGCCAAGCTCAACCACAACAATATCGTTCAGGCGATAGATGTAGGCCAGGCCAGTGGTCTTTATTACTTTGTCATGGAATATGTTGAGGGTAAATCCATCTATGATGACCTTTCAGCCGGCAAGGTGTTCTCTGAACAGGAGGCTCTCGAGATTATCCTCCAGCTTGCAAGGGCTCTTGAGCACGCCCATGCCCAGGGGCTGATTCACCGTGATATAAAACCCAAAAATATAATGATAACCAAGGACGGCACAGTAAAACTGGCAGATCTTGGTCTGGCCAGGACAACTTCAGATGTAGAGGCTGCCGAAAATGAAAAGGGAAAAGCCTTTGGCACACCGTTCTATATTGCCCCTGAGCAGATACGCGGAGACGTTAATATAGACGGCAGGGCGGACGTATATGGGCTTGGAGCAACTTTTTATCATATGGTTACCGGCCAGGTTCCGTTTAACGCGCCCAACCCTAAAGAAGTGATGAAAAAACATCTCAAAGAGCCCTTAACCCCTCCTGACCATATAAACGTAACTCTTTCTGCCGGGGTTGCTATCATTATAGAGACAATGATGGCAAAAGATCCTAATGAAAGGTACCAGAACCCATCTGATTTGGTTAAAGACCTTGAGGCCGTTTCAAAAGGAAATTCGCCTGTATTTGCCGCAAAGAGGGTTGATATTGATACCCTCTCAGAGCTTGAAAGCGGATCTCCGGTGGTAATTGAGGGCGATACACGGATGTATCCGGAAAACGTTATCACAAGATACAGGATTATTTGCGCTGTTTTGAGTGCCGTTATTCTGCTTCTTATTCTGCTGATGGTTTTTGGTAAAGGCGGCACGCAGTAA
- a CDS encoding PD-(D/E)XK nuclease family protein, with amino-acid sequence MSVQFITGRAGSGKTHLCLEQIRESLLSGEDTGNLIFLVPEQSTYIVEKMILNTPGIEGFSRLHVLSFNRLAYWLTEKSVKRRSLTLPLQLLIVSKILNTMASRLKVFSRQQGSAGLAGQILGIIDEFQRNGLNPSDISSDILSSKKLGSSTVLKLHDLKLIYAEYLKIAENKYDAAVHPFDRACSHAAGSELLKGARLWVDGFSGFNSPELTLLSAVIRAVSETKIALCADPAQINAQSSGLYDELSIFEPTLETYWRLRDIFGECGIPVRDDIALRGGKRVKKGGTLDFIEQNIFTDVSTSILDDSVKLVKTSDCHNEVEYIAREIMKLVRDGGLRYRDIAVIVSDEERFASHFKTVFSDYQIPLFLDIKRNAGNHPLTCYVLTAVDCVISALSSESIFTCLKSGFSRLDHEQISRLEKYCRENGISSGEWLSESRWQNGESRQDINLLRNEAIEPLKNFYREMTAHLDENGLVSAKEFSLELLNFIDQSRVESVLGQWSKAALDNGDTEISLMHKNTFESLLEIIAQVTDIFGEERLEPDYYASIVGDMLKSTSFALVPPCQDQVLIGTVDRSRQPEVKAVFLCGVNQGLFPSPVRAEGLLREDERADVISQGLEMDDPLSVEMVRRQYLAYIAFTRAKEMLYITFSEQDEQGRPMQISGFGDRLVNIFEGKLKPESFDPWENQDFSYTSPVRLSERVCDSVSPDNNDLKGIRQTLEFNKVFGSKLKDYDSLAAEYGSQWDNSVNTEQSGELCGKEINVDASKLSTYAKCPYMYFARYVLGLKSEKKFALEPVDIGSFSHKILEMLGRDMLAGRYDFDTRDSGEIHKKMDEFVLQYLVENSILSRILEKSRHANYIFQTQKSALHQLLDTLIEMRRAGNMKLLCVEPYISRMVCFDGVDVRLSGKIDRIDFVPAGAENSQISLVVYDYKTSARKTDWKDIFNGSNVQLLVYLLLLKDMRVLDRYIYPAAAFYMPVNQTVENAERVSKTKISQSRLRASGILAESVVADLTDPEVQNEKSYFDFRLTKNGSLGWYSTSRAFHDDDFEKLLAAGEVVLSRLVKGISQSRFDISPLDESCKYCDYRSLCRFEPVFNKQRFSDKANKNDVLALSRSKVRVEWDRDAELAVRKDQR; translated from the coding sequence ATGAGTGTGCAGTTTATAACAGGCCGTGCCGGCAGCGGAAAAACGCATCTATGCCTCGAACAGATCAGAGAAAGTCTTCTCAGCGGAGAAGATACGGGGAATCTCATATTTCTGGTGCCGGAGCAATCCACATATATTGTGGAAAAGATGATACTTAATACACCCGGCATCGAAGGTTTCAGCAGACTGCATGTCCTTTCATTTAACCGTCTTGCGTACTGGCTGACAGAGAAATCAGTAAAAAGGCGAAGCCTGACGCTGCCGCTTCAGCTGCTTATCGTGAGTAAAATTCTTAATACAATGGCCTCCAGGCTGAAAGTCTTTTCACGGCAGCAGGGCTCGGCAGGTCTTGCCGGGCAGATACTGGGTATAATAGATGAGTTTCAGAGAAATGGCTTAAATCCATCCGATATCAGCTCTGATATCCTTTCATCAAAGAAGCTCGGCAGCTCTACAGTGCTGAAACTGCATGATTTGAAGCTGATATACGCTGAATATTTGAAAATCGCCGAAAATAAATATGATGCAGCGGTTCACCCGTTTGACAGAGCCTGCTCACACGCTGCCGGTTCAGAGCTTCTTAAAGGTGCACGTTTGTGGGTTGACGGATTCTCCGGCTTTAACAGCCCGGAATTGACACTTCTTAGTGCTGTCATCAGAGCAGTCTCTGAGACAAAAATAGCCCTTTGCGCAGATCCTGCACAGATTAACGCCCAGTCATCAGGTTTATATGATGAGCTAAGTATCTTTGAGCCTACGCTTGAGACTTATTGGCGTTTAAGAGATATCTTCGGCGAGTGCGGTATACCGGTCAGGGATGATATAGCATTGAGAGGCGGCAAACGTGTCAAGAAGGGCGGTACTCTTGATTTCATTGAACAGAATATCTTCACTGACGTTTCTACCTCGATACTGGATGATTCAGTGAAATTGGTAAAGACCTCTGACTGCCACAATGAAGTCGAATACATAGCCCGTGAGATTATGAAACTGGTCAGAGACGGGGGGCTGAGATATCGTGATATAGCAGTCATAGTCTCAGATGAAGAGAGGTTCGCAAGTCACTTTAAGACGGTTTTCAGTGATTACCAGATACCATTGTTTCTTGATATAAAACGAAATGCGGGGAATCACCCGCTTACCTGTTATGTGCTTACGGCTGTGGATTGCGTGATCAGCGCTTTGAGCAGTGAAAGCATCTTTACATGTCTTAAAAGCGGCTTTTCCAGACTGGACCATGAACAGATATCACGTCTGGAGAAATACTGCAGAGAGAACGGTATATCTTCGGGCGAGTGGCTGAGCGAGAGCCGCTGGCAGAATGGCGAGAGCCGGCAGGATATAAATCTTCTGAGGAACGAAGCGATAGAACCGTTAAAGAATTTCTACAGGGAGATGACCGCTCATTTAGATGAAAACGGGCTGGTAAGCGCAAAAGAATTTTCACTTGAACTTCTGAATTTTATTGACCAGAGCCGGGTCGAAAGCGTACTTGGGCAGTGGTCAAAGGCAGCTTTGGACAACGGTGATACAGAGATTTCGCTGATGCATAAAAACACCTTTGAATCTTTGCTTGAGATAATTGCACAGGTGACGGATATATTTGGTGAAGAGAGGCTCGAACCGGATTATTACGCATCAATCGTTGGTGACATGCTCAAGAGCACCTCATTTGCTCTGGTGCCTCCCTGCCAGGATCAGGTACTTATCGGTACGGTCGATCGCAGCCGTCAGCCGGAAGTTAAGGCTGTATTTCTGTGCGGTGTCAATCAGGGGCTTTTCCCTTCTCCTGTGAGGGCGGAGGGGCTTCTGCGTGAGGATGAGAGGGCGGATGTTATTTCACAGGGGCTGGAGATGGATGATCCGCTCTCAGTTGAGATGGTGCGGAGACAGTATCTTGCTTATATTGCCTTTACACGGGCAAAAGAAATGCTTTATATAACTTTCTCTGAACAGGACGAGCAGGGAAGGCCGATGCAGATTAGCGGGTTTGGGGACAGGTTGGTAAATATTTTTGAAGGAAAACTAAAACCGGAAAGTTTTGATCCGTGGGAGAATCAGGACTTCTCGTACACTTCTCCGGTCAGGCTTTCTGAGAGGGTGTGTGACAGCGTCAGCCCTGATAACAATGATCTGAAAGGGATCAGGCAGACTCTGGAGTTTAATAAAGTATTTGGGAGTAAACTTAAAGATTATGACAGCCTCGCGGCTGAATACGGCTCTCAATGGGATAATTCTGTCAACACTGAGCAAAGCGGTGAGTTGTGCGGTAAAGAAATAAATGTAGATGCTTCAAAGCTATCGACCTATGCCAAATGCCCCTATATGTATTTTGCCAGATATGTTCTTGGCCTTAAATCTGAAAAGAAATTTGCACTGGAACCTGTGGATATAGGAAGTTTCAGCCATAAAATACTCGAGATGCTCGGCAGGGATATGCTCGCCGGGAGATATGATTTTGATACACGGGACTCTGGCGAAATTCACAAAAAAATGGACGAGTTTGTCTTGCAGTATCTTGTCGAAAATTCTATTTTGAGCCGTATCCTTGAAAAAAGCCGCCACGCGAATTATATTTTTCAAACCCAGAAGTCGGCCCTTCATCAGCTTCTCGATACGCTTATTGAGATGAGACGTGCCGGGAATATGAAGCTGCTTTGTGTCGAACCCTACATTTCGAGAATGGTTTGCTTTGACGGTGTTGATGTACGCCTTAGTGGAAAAATAGACAGAATTGACTTTGTGCCTGCCGGCGCAGAGAATTCGCAGATAAGTCTGGTGGTATATGATTACAAAACCTCGGCCAGAAAAACTGACTGGAAAGACATCTTTAACGGCAGTAATGTTCAGTTGCTGGTGTATCTGCTTCTGCTCAAAGACATGAGAGTTTTAGACCGGTATATTTATCCTGCGGCGGCTTTTTATATGCCGGTGAATCAGACTGTCGAAAATGCCGAGAGAGTGTCTAAAACAAAGATTAGTCAATCCCGTTTGAGAGCCTCTGGTATATTAGCAGAGAGTGTTGTCGCTGATCTGACAGATCCGGAGGTCCAGAATGAAAAGAGTTATTTTGATTTCAGACTGACGAAAAATGGAAGCCTGGGCTGGTACAGCACTTCGAGAGCTTTTCATGATGATGATTTTGAGAAACTTCTGGCAGCCGGTGAGGTCGTGCTGTCCAGGCTTGTCAAAGGGATAAGTCAGTCTCGTTTTGATATATCGCCGCTGGATGAATCCTGCAAATATTGCGATTACAGATCATTGTGCAGATTTGAGCCGGTTTTCAACAAACAGCGGTTTTCAGATAAAGCGAACAAAAATGACGTTCTTGCGTTATCACGTTCAAAAGTCCGGGTAGAATGGGATCGAGATGCCGAACTTGCTGTGAGAAAGGATCAGCGATGA
- a CDS encoding UvrD-helicase domain-containing protein, whose translation MKYTQDQQAAIDARGNVLVTASAGTGKTAVLAQRCLELVLNGTDLDRILVVTFTEAAAAEMKIRIEQKLRSEVSKEDTGKRNFLRRQILKIDNARISTIHSFCRRLIVEHYNEIGLDPSFKVIDQDELMLIKTEVMESVLEDAWQRREMVESMGQLFAERKIIGSSDFTNAFISVADKLESVPCRDSWYERILNTEPCGENDTTAKAELLQIATFVELLKMYDKALAKKKQIFNCLDYSDLQLWAWKLLYGGDGRLSKAAEDIAGRFQYTFVDEYQDVSDLQDAIIRAVSPRELFIVGDVKQSIYMFREARPQIFLDYIKDAESGSSGSVLIPLNINFRSRQKVLDFVNVVFKRLMHVETSGMVYDSKAVLTGGLDYKPLEQDKPPVEVHLITQSAAEPSKTKYSKYARQAKLIAERIKRMVAKDGGRAEFQVMDKNTGDYRDVRYEDIAVLMYSVKSAVNEYLDVFAAEGIPVATDFSREFFQRSEISTMVSLLRVLDNQYNDIDMAAVLRSPLVRLTDIDLARIAGCANYSDSFCEAIRRYSCEFSDELSAGIKKAMDNLDTWRKSAIRRGLSDMIWDVYRETGYLSFVLALPEGRQRRANLVKFHERAVQFENFLSSSSQISLSRFVRFIDQLSQNKNEWHEASLADTAAGVKITTIHKSKGLEYPVVFAASLERQIPLSENKEDWIFDLELGLGLKITRDYLRERGPLYKAVEQRQKSDQLAESIRQLYVTFTRARERLILVSDVTGGTVKPEKWLNPDDLDSEKLFSPAAMLSQPSYARWLIGCFSDQLCVDDLQPSEEPRVVNSSLFSICSHDRIAVEESLESLLNQRPKTEEIELSIDTENIEAKACRIIQPLLKGYAYSEFTRLPAKQSVSALTHENDEFRQFFEKEWKKHPSDLTAAAGEKADPLEVGSAVHLIFEKADVSQGISMNYLESLLQGLVSKKLISEGVSAVIDLEGVLEFFQHESFKQLMACSEAVYREWPFTFSASPREFGVHSGGDGDNVIIQGIVDMIIDRGEDIVIVDFKTDRVDSESISHRAELYRKQLEFYSRAAAAVLKKPVSRLLLYFVSSRSFYEL comes from the coding sequence ATGAAATATACTCAGGATCAGCAGGCTGCAATAGATGCTCGCGGGAATGTCCTGGTAACCGCCTCGGCGGGAACGGGCAAAACCGCCGTCCTTGCGCAGAGGTGCCTTGAGCTTGTTCTCAACGGAACGGATCTTGACAGGATTCTTGTTGTAACTTTCACTGAGGCCGCCGCGGCTGAAATGAAGATTCGTATTGAACAAAAACTCCGGTCAGAGGTGTCAAAAGAAGATACTGGTAAACGTAATTTTCTGCGACGTCAGATTTTAAAGATAGACAACGCCCGCATAAGCACTATACATTCATTCTGCAGACGGCTCATTGTCGAACATTACAACGAAATCGGGCTTGATCCCTCGTTTAAGGTGATTGATCAGGATGAATTGATGCTGATCAAAACTGAGGTCATGGAATCAGTTCTTGAAGATGCCTGGCAGCGCCGCGAAATGGTCGAGTCTATGGGGCAGCTCTTCGCCGAAAGAAAAATCATCGGCAGCAGTGATTTTACCAATGCCTTTATATCGGTAGCCGATAAGCTCGAGTCAGTTCCATGCAGGGACAGCTGGTATGAGCGAATCTTGAACACAGAGCCGTGCGGTGAGAATGATACAACCGCCAAAGCAGAATTGCTGCAAATCGCGACTTTTGTAGAACTGCTCAAAATGTACGATAAGGCATTGGCGAAAAAGAAACAGATTTTTAACTGTCTGGATTATTCTGATTTGCAGTTGTGGGCCTGGAAACTGCTTTACGGCGGCGACGGCAGGCTCTCAAAGGCGGCAGAGGATATCGCCGGCCGGTTTCAGTACACGTTTGTAGATGAATATCAGGATGTCAGCGATCTGCAGGATGCGATTATAAGGGCGGTAAGCCCCCGTGAGCTTTTTATCGTCGGCGATGTAAAGCAGAGTATTTATATGTTTCGTGAGGCCAGGCCGCAGATATTTCTTGATTACATTAAGGATGCCGAGTCTGGTTCCTCAGGTTCTGTCCTGATTCCACTGAATATCAATTTCCGTTCCCGCCAGAAGGTTCTGGACTTTGTAAACGTTGTCTTTAAAAGGCTTATGCACGTTGAGACCAGCGGCATGGTGTATGACTCCAAAGCCGTCCTAACCGGTGGGCTCGATTATAAGCCTTTGGAGCAAGACAAGCCCCCTGTTGAAGTTCATCTGATAACTCAGTCCGCGGCGGAACCTTCTAAAACGAAATATTCAAAATACGCCCGCCAGGCCAAACTCATTGCTGAGCGGATAAAACGCATGGTCGCTAAAGACGGCGGCAGGGCAGAGTTCCAGGTTATGGATAAAAATACCGGCGATTACAGAGATGTTCGTTATGAAGATATTGCAGTTCTTATGTACTCCGTGAAATCCGCAGTGAACGAGTATCTTGATGTTTTCGCAGCAGAGGGGATACCGGTTGCAACAGATTTCTCCCGCGAATTTTTCCAGAGGAGTGAGATAAGTACAATGGTTTCGCTGCTCAGGGTGCTTGACAATCAGTATAATGACATAGATATGGCCGCGGTTTTGAGAAGTCCGCTTGTCAGACTCACCGACATTGATCTTGCAAGAATTGCCGGCTGTGCAAATTACAGCGATTCTTTCTGCGAGGCGATTAGGCGTTATAGCTGTGAATTCAGCGATGAACTTTCTGCCGGAATCAAGAAGGCGATGGATAATCTTGATACCTGGAGAAAGTCTGCAATACGCCGCGGCTTATCCGATATGATATGGGATGTTTACAGGGAAACGGGATATCTTTCATTCGTACTTGCCCTGCCGGAGGGTCGGCAGAGACGGGCAAATCTCGTTAAATTCCATGAAAGGGCGGTTCAGTTTGAGAATTTCCTCAGCAGCAGCAGTCAAATATCGCTTTCCAGGTTTGTTCGCTTCATCGATCAGCTTTCTCAGAACAAAAACGAGTGGCATGAGGCGTCTCTTGCCGACACCGCTGCGGGGGTCAAGATAACAACCATTCACAAAAGCAAGGGCCTTGAGTATCCTGTTGTTTTCGCAGCGTCTCTGGAGCGGCAGATCCCGCTTTCTGAAAATAAGGAGGACTGGATTTTTGATTTGGAACTTGGGCTGGGTTTAAAGATTACCCGTGATTATTTACGGGAGCGGGGCCCGCTATATAAGGCTGTCGAGCAGCGGCAGAAATCCGATCAGCTCGCCGAGTCTATCCGGCAGTTGTATGTGACCTTTACGCGCGCCAGAGAACGGCTGATACTTGTATCAGATGTTACCGGCGGCACCGTAAAGCCAGAAAAATGGCTCAATCCCGATGATTTGGACAGTGAAAAACTCTTTTCGCCGGCGGCTATGCTCTCCCAGCCGAGTTATGCCAGATGGCTGATCGGATGTTTCAGTGATCAGCTGTGCGTGGACGATTTGCAGCCTTCAGAGGAGCCCAGGGTTGTAAATTCCTCTCTGTTCAGCATTTGCTCACATGATCGAATCGCTGTTGAAGAAAGTTTAGAAAGCCTGCTCAATCAGAGACCAAAAACAGAAGAGATAGAGTTATCGATAGATACAGAAAATATTGAGGCCAAAGCCTGCCGGATAATTCAGCCTCTGCTTAAGGGGTACGCCTATTCTGAGTTTACCAGACTGCCGGCAAAACAGTCTGTTTCCGCGCTGACACATGAAAATGATGAATTCAGGCAATTTTTCGAAAAAGAATGGAAGAAACATCCTTCAGACTTAACCGCCGCGGCAGGGGAAAAAGCCGATCCCCTGGAAGTCGGTTCGGCGGTTCATCTTATTTTTGAAAAGGCGGATGTCAGTCAGGGTATTTCTATGAATTACCTGGAAAGTCTTTTGCAAGGCCTTGTCAGTAAGAAACTTATATCAGAAGGCGTCTCGGCTGTTATAGATCTGGAGGGTGTGTTGGAGTTTTTTCAACATGAGAGTTTTAAACAGCTTATGGCGTGCTCTGAGGCCGTGTACAGGGAGTGGCCGTTTACTTTTTCAGCCTCGCCACGCGAATTTGGTGTGCATTCCGGGGGTGATGGAGACAATGTTATAATTCAGGGTATTGTGGATATGATCATTGACCGCGGCGAAGATATTGTTATAGTTGACTTTAAGACGGACCGCGTTGATTCGGAGTCAATTTCGCATCGGGCGGAATTGTATAGAAAGCAGCTTGAATTTTATTCTCGCGCCGCCGCGGCGGTGCTGAAAAAGCCGGTTAGCCGGCTGCTGCTGTATTTTGTTTCCAGCAGAAGTTTTTACGAGCTGTAA
- a CDS encoding MFS transporter, with protein sequence MQCDDKKALSSSVGCILVLTGFFYLNFISRIISSPLMPNIKASLGMDHGAAGGVFLFIASGYLAGIILSGIISCIIKHRSVIFISAVSCGTAVIFMSFSHSAAVLNGFASLTGLAAGLYLPSGIASITHIVKPSGWGRALSIHELAPNLAFLTAPLIAEVCLSFMNWRNTLQLIGCCSVAAGIIYYSCGKSGNFKGRMPAYSQAVSFFRMRSYWIMLVLFSLGVLSTLGIYTMIPLYLIAEFNYSRLAANTILSISRILTLVTVFVSGWSVDRFGLRRTLSTVFIVTSVLTLSMAAASGRFLIPAVFAQPLAAVCFFPAGIAALSAIFPEKSRNVGISLSVPLAFWIGAGLAPAALGAFADRGMFRAGFAVAGVAFLAGGVLSYFLDIPSVKEDAATDAEK encoded by the coding sequence GTGCAATGTGATGACAAGAAAGCTCTGAGCAGTTCGGTCGGCTGTATTCTGGTCTTAACAGGTTTCTTTTACCTGAATTTTATCTCACGCATAATATCTTCGCCGCTGATGCCTAATATTAAGGCCTCGCTTGGAATGGATCACGGAGCTGCCGGCGGCGTATTTCTGTTTATCGCTTCAGGGTATCTGGCAGGAATAATTCTTTCGGGTATTATTTCCTGCATAATAAAACACCGCAGCGTTATATTTATTTCTGCGGTAAGCTGCGGAACAGCAGTTATCTTCATGTCCTTTTCACACAGTGCCGCCGTGCTGAATGGTTTCGCGTCTTTGACGGGTTTGGCCGCGGGTTTGTATCTGCCCAGCGGCATCGCTTCCATAACTCACATAGTAAAACCCTCAGGCTGGGGCAGGGCATTGTCAATACATGAGCTGGCCCCTAATCTGGCTTTTCTCACAGCACCGCTGATAGCCGAAGTTTGTCTTTCGTTTATGAACTGGAGAAATACGCTTCAGCTCATAGGCTGCTGTTCGGTCGCTGCGGGGATCATTTATTACTCATGCGGCAAGAGCGGGAATTTCAAAGGCCGGATGCCGGCTTATTCGCAGGCTGTATCTTTTTTCCGTATGAGGTCTTACTGGATAATGCTGGTTTTGTTTTCGCTTGGGGTGTTGAGTACGCTGGGAATCTATACCATGATACCGTTGTATCTGATCGCTGAGTTCAATTACAGCAGACTGGCGGCCAATACTATTTTGAGCATTTCCAGAATTCTAACACTTGTTACCGTTTTCGTGTCAGGTTGGAGTGTTGATAGATTCGGTCTAAGACGCACTTTAAGTACAGTGTTTATAGTTACTTCTGTGTTAACACTATCTATGGCCGCGGCATCGGGAAGATTTTTGATACCGGCAGTATTTGCCCAGCCGCTGGCGGCCGTGTGCTTCTTTCCGGCAGGTATCGCGGCGCTTTCAGCAATATTTCCCGAAAAGAGCCGCAACGTCGGCATATCTCTTAGTGTGCCGCTGGCTTTCTGGATCGGGGCGGGGCTGGCACCGGCCGCACTTGGAGCTTTTGCGGATCGGGGAATGTTCAGGGCGGGTTTTGCCGTTGCGGGTGTAGCGTTCCTCGCCGGCGGCGTGTTGAGTTATTTTCTTGATATACCTTCAGTTAAAGAGGATGCAGCTACAGATGCAGAGAAATAA